The Arachis ipaensis cultivar K30076 chromosome B07, Araip1.1, whole genome shotgun sequence genome includes a window with the following:
- the LOC107608149 gene encoding uncharacterized protein LOC107608149, whose translation MGFSKEEKSKRVLRVVKTLFFLITMIMSLLLISAPTILVIADALLPSALLSVFSSSSLLSPPSSIKTALFSHLQNYDFRYSLVDIPLLSIARSLVIFCVYSLCDGPRLSNGPYLGVTTVCSVFSLMFVSLKAVYIFGNGTTAATKEYYVRSSEIALFVCSYVFAVGHVVVAYRTSCRERRKLLVYKIDIEAISACKNGYSRYPKKILVEERVK comes from the exons ATGGGTTTTTCAAAAGAAGAGAAATCAAAGAGGGTATTGAGGGTTGTGAAGACACTTTTCTTTTTAATCACAATGATTATGTCATTGCTTCTCATCTCTGCTCCCACCATTCTTGTTATTGCCGATGCTCTGCTTCCCTCTGCTCTTCTCTCTGTTTTTTCTTCTTCGTCATTGTTGTCGCCACCATCATCTATCAAAACAGCTCTGTTTTCTCATCTTCAGAATTACGACTTTCGATACTCCCTCGTCGATATCCCCCTCTTATCCATCGCTCGATCTCTCGTTATCTTCT GTGTTTATAGCTTATGTGATGGGCCAAGGCTTTCAAATGGTCCATATTTGGGTGTAACAACGGTGTGTTCGGTGTTTTCTTTGATGTTTGTGTCATTGAAAGCTGTTTACATCTTTGGGAATGGAACAACAGCAGCAACAAAAGAGTATTATGTTAGAAGCTCCGAAATAGCTTTATTTGTGTGTTCTTATGTTTTTGCTGTGGGACATGTTGTTGTTGCATACAGAACAAGTTGCAGAGAGAGAAGGAAGCTTTTGGTCTACAAAATTGACATTGAAGCT ATTTCAGCTTGTAAAAATGGGTATTCTCGGTATCCAAAGAAGATTCTTGTAGAAGAGAGAGTCAAATGA